The Sporosarcina sp. Te-1 DNA window AGGAGATACTTTACTCCATCTTGGCAAGTATGACTTGGCCAAAGCGAGCTATGATAAGTCGTTAGAGCTGAATCCTGAAGTGGAGGAAGGGCATGTCGGCTTAATGCGCGTTTATTATTTTGCTGGTTTTTCCGAGAAAGCTTGGGGGTATTTTTGTTCGGCAAATGAAGAAGTTCAAAACCAGTGGCTGGTGGAAATGCAAGATTCTCATATGGGCACAGATGACTTCGTTCGATTCATTGGAATTCGTCTCGATGAAATAGAAGAAATCAATAGTTGACAATAGCAGCACGGCATGGTAATCTTATTAAGGTTAATGAATACAGTTTGTGGTATAAGAAGAGGCTGCCCGCTTCTCACCTGATTGACGCTTTACCGCTGTTGACAGGTAAGACACATAAATGACGTGCCGTGCATTTTCATGTGCGTACGCATATGCGGGTAGACAATCATTGCGATTTGTCTACTTTTTTTATGTCTGGAATTCTGGCGCCCTTCGCTTTTCAATGTTGGAATGACCTGTGGGCCTCCGCCGGAATGATAGGCGGTATACCCAAATCGTGTGTTCGCGAGACAATATTCGGAGGTGGATTACTATTAGCAAAGACATGTACGTTAACGAGGGCATCCGTGCCCGTGAACTTCGACTGATCGACCATAACGGAGATCAGCTTGGAATCAAATCACGTAATGAGGCCCTTGATATCGCAGCTCGTGCGAATTTAGACCTTGTCCTTGTCGCTCCGCAAGCAAAACCCCCAGTAGCTCGTGTAATGGACTATGGGAAGTTCAAATTTGAACAGCAGAAGAAAGAGCGGGAAGTGCGAAAAAATCAAAAGATCATCAACATCAAAGAAGTACGGTTAAGCCCGTCAATTGATGAACATGACTTTCAGACGAAACTTCGCAACGGCATTAAATTCTTGCAAAACGGAGACAAAGTGAAAGCGTCCATCCGTTTCCGCGGACGTGCTATCACGCATAAGGAAATCGGTCAACGTGTATTGGACCGTTTTGCGGAAGAATGCAAAGAATTCTCTACGGTTGAAGTGAAACCGAAAATGGAAGGACGGAGCATGTTCCTAATACTTGCCCCGACCATCGAAAAGAAGTAACAGAAACGATTTAGGAGGAACAGATCATGCCAAAAATGAAAACTCACCGCGGTTCAGCAAAGCGTTTCAAAAAAACTGCATCCGGTAAAGTAAAACGCGGTCGTGCTTATACAAGTCACCTTTTCGCAAACAAGTCGACGAAAGCGAAGCGTCACCTACGCAAAGCGTCCCTTGTTTCTTCTGGAGACTACAAGCGTATCCGTGAAATGATCACATACATGAAGTAATCATTGCTTTAACAAAAGGAACGGTTGGCTGGAATCGAAACAACTGTCGATCCTGAACCCCGCCCTCTTAAAAACGAAACTACAACATTCTTTAGGAATAGCAGGAGGTAATTACTATGCCACGCGTAAAAGGTGGAACAGTGTCGCGCAAGCGCCGTAATCGAGTATTGAAACTAGCTAAAGGTTACTTTGGCTCCAAACATAGACTTTATAAAGTAGCAAACCAACAGGTCATGAAATCTTTCAACTATGCATACCGTGACCGCCGTCAGAAAAAACGTGATTTCCGTAAACTTTGGATCACACGTATCAATGCTGCTGCCCGTATGAATGGCCTTTCTTACAGCACACTTATGCACGGCCTTAAAGTGGCTGGCATCGAAGTGAACCGCAAAATGCTTGCAGACCTTGCTGTTACTGATACACAAGCATTTGCACAACTTGCAGACACTGCAAAAAAATCAATCGCGAAATAAGAAGCGATACAAGACGCCTTGCTGATCGGATTCGTACCGTGGCAAGGCGTTTTTTCATGCAGCTCGACTTCTTACTATGCCCTTTGTAATATGAGAAAAATTCGTATTATATTTAAAATAGAAAAAAGGCAGTAGGATTCGGGATCGTTGCTACATACATAGTGGTCCATAAGTCCCTAGGATGCACTGTCCTCTGGCAAAATGATATGAATCGTGTAAAATCTTTTCCATACGATATATTCCATTGGCATTCGAGCCAGTGTACTATAAAGGATAAGGGGGAAGAAAGAATGAGTGAACTGGTCATTGGTTGGATCCTATTCTGTTCTATTTGGTCGGTTATGCTAATGGGATACGACAAAAGACAGGCAAAGCGGAAAAAGAGGAGAATTCCAGAAAAAACTTTATGGCTCTTCGCCATAGTGGGGGGCGGAATCGGATCGTATATAGGCATGCAAATGTTTCGCCACAAAACGAGACACACATCATTCCGTGTTGGATTTCTTTTGTTGGCCTTGCTAGATATAGCCATTCTCCTCTATATGTTCGGGATAGATTTTACAGGGGGATGGGATAAGTGGACATGATTGCGCGCAAAAAAAGGAGAGAACCCGTTTGCGCGGAGTTCTCCTCTTTTTGCGGCAATCTTACTTTTGAGTCATGCCCTTCATTAATTTTTCGATTGGATTTTTCCAATTAATTTCGGCGTTCGGATAGTTCGCGGCAATCTCCGAAGCGAGAAAGTGAAAGTCATCCTTTGTAAAACCTTGTAATTTTGTTTCATCTTTAACCCAGACAAAAATAGAAACAACGTCGAAAGCGTCTTCTGTCGTGCCTAAATACTTTTCACCTTCGAACATTGCACCTTTGTATGTGATGAAAAAGTTCTTCCTGACATTCTTCAGATCATCATAAATATAAAATTGCTCCTGTTCGTGCGCTTCGTCCAATTTCCGTTTCGGGTCGGTCAAATAACGGATCCCACGGTAAAACAAATAAATGATGAAAGCAATTATGAATACGCGGATTAGCAGTAGTCCCATGAAAGCAACCCCTCACAGATATAGATAGTCACTTACTATACGGATGAGTATATGGTTTGGTTTCAAGATAATAAAATTTATTGGAGGTTTTTTTAATGGAATTGACATCCTTATTTACAATGCAACGAGATTTAGACTCCTTTATCCAATCCAACCATGAAGGTCATGCCGATCTTTTCACAAAGAAAGGGCTGGCATTGCTAGTCGAGCTTTCGGAGCTTGCAAATGAAACGAGATGTTTTAAATTTTGGAGCCATAAAGAGCCCTCTCCCGATCATATAATAATTGAAGAGTATGTAGACTCCATTCATTTTCTTCTTTCATTAGGAATCGAGAAGGGCTTTGATTCACAATTGGAAGAATGGCCGAGCGGAGAGGTGGCTGGCAGTTTGACAGAATTATTTATTGAAACAAACAACGCCATCAACCACTTTTTGTTGGAGCCGACAATTGATCACTATAAGAAAATTTGGATCTATTATGGTTCAATTGCAAAAAAACTAAACTTTACAAATAAAGATGTATGGAATGCTTATATGGAAAAAAATGAGGAAAATTATGCACGACAAAGGAAAGGGTATTAAAATACTTAATAGAAATATAAATATAGATTGACAGCGACCTCAAAGTAAAAATAAGATAGAGATAAGTAAATAGGAGGAGGCGTCACAGTGAACGAGTGGAGTAAAGAAGACTTTGGGATTAGATTAAAAGCCTTACGTGAACAACGTGGCTTATCAATGATGGCATTTGGAGCGGCTATAGGCACATCTGCCAGCCGGATTAAGGACTGGGAGAAGGGGAAGAATGCCCCATCCGCCGCGTGGATCGCTAAAATATCAGAGCGTTTTAATATTTCCACGGACGAACTTATTTTGGGAGACCCGCGAACTTCCCGCGCATTTACTGGCAGCATGGCGAGTATGGATATGCTCTATGAAAGGCTACGCGAGCATTTGACTATCGACAAGACTGGAGAAGTGCAAGATGATAGGCTTTCTGACCTATACACGGAAA harbors:
- a CDS encoding DUF1294 domain-containing protein, which gives rise to MSELVIGWILFCSIWSVMLMGYDKRQAKRKKRRIPEKTLWLFAIVGGGIGSYIGMQMFRHKTRHTSFRVGFLLLALLDIAILLYMFGIDFTGGWDKWT
- the infC gene encoding translation initiation factor IF-3; this encodes MYVNEGIRARELRLIDHNGDQLGIKSRNEALDIAARANLDLVLVAPQAKPPVARVMDYGKFKFEQQKKEREVRKNQKIINIKEVRLSPSIDEHDFQTKLRNGIKFLQNGDKVKASIRFRGRAITHKEIGQRVLDRFAEECKEFSTVEVKPKMEGRSMFLILAPTIEKK
- the rplT gene encoding 50S ribosomal protein L20; the protein is MPRVKGGTVSRKRRNRVLKLAKGYFGSKHRLYKVANQQVMKSFNYAYRDRRQKKRDFRKLWITRINAAARMNGLSYSTLMHGLKVAGIEVNRKMLADLAVTDTQAFAQLADTAKKSIAK
- a CDS encoding dUTP diphosphatase; protein product: MELTSLFTMQRDLDSFIQSNHEGHADLFTKKGLALLVELSELANETRCFKFWSHKEPSPDHIIIEEYVDSIHFLLSLGIEKGFDSQLEEWPSGEVAGSLTELFIETNNAINHFLLEPTIDHYKKIWIYYGSIAKKLNFTNKDVWNAYMEKNEENYARQRKGY
- the rpmI gene encoding 50S ribosomal protein L35, with the protein product MPKMKTHRGSAKRFKKTASGKVKRGRAYTSHLFANKSTKAKRHLRKASLVSSGDYKRIREMITYMK
- a CDS encoding sigma-w pathway protein ysdB codes for the protein MGLLLIRVFIIAFIIYLFYRGIRYLTDPKRKLDEAHEQEQFYIYDDLKNVRKNFFITYKGAMFEGEKYLGTTEDAFDVVSIFVWVKDETKLQGFTKDDFHFLASEIAANYPNAEINWKNPIEKLMKGMTQK
- a CDS encoding helix-turn-helix domain-containing protein, with the protein product MNEWSKEDFGIRLKALREQRGLSMMAFGAAIGTSASRIKDWEKGKNAPSAAWIAKISERFNISTDELILGDPRTSRAFTGSMASMDMLYERLREHLTIDKTGEVQDDRLSDLYTEIDLLNKEKYRSGRGRRLAERELLSILVELPKKDVLELLELAKMKKRWQ